The Mycobacterium sp. EPa45 genomic interval GCACAATGGAGCCCCGGCGGGTTGCACGGCGAGTGCGAACGCGAAGGTAAGAACATTAAATTTCGAGCACGGGTAAACGGGCGCATAAGGGATTTAGCCTACTCACGGCTACCCATAGTTGTTGCGCAGTTAAAGAGTTATGTCGGCGGGTCAGTCTCGAAATCTTCCGGCGTTGCCCGGATCGCCGGATGGGGTAGTCACGCAGAAAGCCCAACAAGAACCCCTCGGCGAACCGAGGATAGGGGGTTGGGGCACTCATCCTCGACTCAGGGGCATGACCCAGCGATTCGACCCGCACAGTCCAGGTCGGTGGACATCTCGTTCCGCCCGATCAGCCGTGGTGCAACGATATCGACCCTTTCAGCTCCCGCATCCACGACGAATCCCTGAGCAGCAACAGCTTCCACTCACCGGCGCGTGCCCGCGTCGTCGTCAGCGAGGAATCGCGACGACAGCACACGACCGGCGGAAGTCATCGCGCGGCTACCAACACGTGCCCGCTACGCTCCCACCTGTAGCAACGATGAAGACTCTCGTCCGCCGTGGACCAGCTCACGGGGTCCCGGTCATGCGGGGTGACAACTTCTCTAATCAGTGGCCCAACGGACATTGTGCCGAATGATTTTCGCCGGCACTCCTCCGATAAGGCAGTTCGGCTCCGCGAACTCACCCGCAATCACGCTGCCAGCGGCCACCACGCACCCATCAGCAATCTCGGAGCCTTTAAGAACGATGCATCGTGTGCCAATCCAAACGCGGTTGCCGATAATCACTGACGCGCTTCGATTTCGTGGCACGGAATCGATTTCAAGAGTATGAAAATCGTCGTCGAGGATCTGTGTCTGCCACGATATGGCGCACCCAGTGCCCACCGATACCGCTGTCGAGGAGATGAGGAGAGTATCGGGCGAGAAATATGTGTCGTCCCCGATATCTACCTTGGAGTTTGGACCGATGTCCCACCGGGAGCCAGTCCCGACTCTAACGTTAGTGCCAACTGTGAGCTTTCCTCGGACGTGCAAGAAACTGGGCGTCCGATTGTCGGCAAAGCCGAAAAAAGATGTACCAAGCGAGAGATGGCCGCGCGGGACGTAGATATTGCGCACTCCCCGAACGCGAAACCTTCGGCCGACAAGGATCTGCCGACGTCGCAGAAGGGACCACCCAGTTCTTGTCACCGAAATTCGTCGAGGGCCGATGAGTAGGTGCACCCGTAATTTCATGAGGGAAGTCTAAAGCGGCGAAGGCCATCGAACGGTTAGGTTGCAGGACCGAGCGCCCTGGAGGTCAGCCCGCTTTGTGATCCATAGATCTGTGCTGTGTTGCTAATTAACCGTTGCGAGAGCCGGTGGCAGATCGATCCTGGCCTGACCGTTATCGGCTTGTTGCGTATCACTAGATGCGTCGAAGTTGTTTTCGCGCGGCGCTCGTCAAGCGTTCGAGAGATGCGTGAGCTCCTGAAGCCACTCGGTCGACGTATCGGTTATTCGCGATCGCAGCTCCGTTTTTCACGCGCATCAGATGCCAAAGAGTTCTCACGTGCCAGACCGATTGTTTGCTGTGGATGCCACCGGCCATGAAGTCTGCGAGGAATCGTATCCATACAGCTGGGGCGTGCGTCTGGCATACACGGACGAAGAATTCTTGATCGGCCGCTGTGCCGAAGGACTCGTCGAAGCCGCCACTCTCGAGAAAGAGTTTTCGGCTTACATAACTCGCAGGGTGGGGAATGTACTGCCGCCCAAACTCAAACTTCCGACGATCAAAGGGTGCCTGGACCGTGCCGGAAAAAGGCGTTCGGTTCGAATCAGTAAACCGTTGCGCACCGTACCCCCATTGCCAATCGTCGTGTTCTGACCATTGATGTGCAACGAATTCGAGGACGGACGGATCGGTTAAGCCATCGCTGGAGTTAACGAAAACGAGAAGATCACCACGCGCCCTTCTCGCACCCTTGTTCATTGCGTCAAAAATCCCGCGATCTTGCTCGGAAGTATATGAAAAATTAGAGAGCCGCTTTGCGGTAGCTTCGCAGAAGTCAACCGTACCGTCGCTGGACAGTCCATCAACGACGATGTGTTCATAGTTACGATACGTCTGGCTCTCGACACTTTTGACCGTGTAAATGAGGCCGGCGAGATCATTGAGCGTGATTGTGACGACGCTGATGAGCGG includes:
- a CDS encoding acyltransferase: MKLRVHLLIGPRRISVTRTGWSLLRRRQILVGRRFRVRGVRNIYVPRGHLSLGTSFFGFADNRTPSFLHVRGKLTVGTNVRVGTGSRWDIGPNSKVDIGDDTYFSPDTLLISSTAVSVGTGCAISWQTQILDDDFHTLEIDSVPRNRSASVIIGNRVWIGTRCIVLKGSEIADGCVVAAGSVIAGEFAEPNCLIGGVPAKIIRHNVRWATD
- a CDS encoding glycosyltransferase family 2 protein, with product MREAPLISVVTITLNDLAGLIYTVKSVESQTYRNYEHIVVDGLSSDGTVDFCEATAKRLSNFSYTSEQDRGIFDAMNKGARRARGDLLVFVNSSDGLTDPSVLEFVAHQWSEHDDWQWGYGAQRFTDSNRTPFSGTVQAPFDRRKFEFGRQYIPHPASYVSRKLFLESGGFDESFGTAADQEFFVRVCQTHAPAVWIRFLADFMAGGIHSKQSVWHVRTLWHLMRVKNGAAIANNRYVDRVASGAHASLERLTSAARKQLRRI